The following are encoded together in the Rhizobium sp. SSA_523 genome:
- a CDS encoding carbohydrate ABC transporter permease, whose amino-acid sequence MNTSKSRRSFGFLIPTLYIVFLLLPIYWLANMSFKTNTEILGALSLWPRDPTLNNYRVIFTDPSWYGGYINSIIYVALNTVISVTAALPAAYAFSRYRFLGDKHLFFWLLTNRMAPPAVFALPFFQLYSAFGLIDTHIAVALAHCLFNVPLAVWILEGFMSGVPKEIDETAYIDGYSFPRFFTKIFMPLIASGVGVAAFFCFMFSWVELLIARTLTTTDAKPIAATMTRTVSASGMDWGVLAAAGVLTIIPGALVIYFVRNYIAKGFALGRV is encoded by the coding sequence ATGAACACCAGCAAGAGCCGCCGCAGCTTCGGCTTCCTCATCCCGACGCTCTACATCGTCTTCCTGCTCCTGCCGATCTACTGGCTGGCGAATATGAGCTTCAAGACCAATACCGAAATCCTCGGCGCCCTGTCGCTGTGGCCGCGCGATCCGACCCTGAACAATTACCGGGTGATCTTCACCGATCCGTCCTGGTATGGCGGGTACATCAATTCCATCATCTACGTTGCGCTGAATACGGTGATCTCGGTCACCGCGGCATTGCCGGCGGCCTACGCCTTTTCCCGCTACCGCTTTCTTGGCGACAAGCACCTGTTTTTCTGGCTCCTGACCAACCGGATGGCGCCTCCGGCCGTCTTTGCCCTGCCGTTCTTCCAGCTCTATTCCGCCTTCGGGCTGATCGACACGCATATTGCCGTCGCTCTGGCGCACTGCCTGTTCAACGTGCCGCTGGCGGTCTGGATCCTTGAGGGCTTCATGTCCGGGGTGCCGAAGGAAATCGACGAAACCGCCTATATCGACGGCTACAGCTTCCCGCGCTTCTTCACCAAGATCTTCATGCCGTTGATCGCCTCGGGCGTGGGCGTTGCCGCCTTCTTCTGCTTCATGTTCTCCTGGGTCGAACTGCTGATCGCCCGGACCCTGACGACCACGGACGCGAAGCCGATTGCCGCGACCATGACCCGCACGGTCTCCGCGTCCGGCATGGACTGGGGCGTGCTGGCGGCCGCGGGCGTGCTGACCATCATTCCCGGCGCGCTGGTGATCTATTTCGTCCGCAATTACATCGCCAAGGGCTTTGCCCTTGGTCGTGTTTGA
- a CDS encoding ABC transporter ATP-binding protein produces MLELRDVSKIVGRDVHIHATHLTLHRGTLNVLLGPTLSGKTSLMRLMAGLDRPTSGAIVFDGQDVTHLPVQKRNVAMVYQQFINYPALTVYENIASPMRIAGKDAAAIDREVRKAADLLRLTPYLDRTPLSLSGGQQQRTALARAIVKNANLVLLDEPLANLDYKLREELREELPKIFAQSGAIFVYATTEPSEALLLGGNTATLSEGRVTQFGRTIDVYRKPADLRTAKTFADPPLNTIDLVRDGDRLLLGGVAVLPVPAHLGNVPAGPVTIAFHPHHLSLKAGPSTHGLSARTQLSELAGSESFIHVSFAERKWVLLTHGIHDIEEDRALEIYLDTRHLMAFDPATGRSLADASREAA; encoded by the coding sequence ATGCTGGAATTGCGCGACGTTTCGAAAATCGTGGGGCGTGACGTCCATATTCATGCGACGCACCTCACGCTTCACCGTGGAACGTTGAATGTCCTTCTGGGGCCGACGCTGTCCGGCAAGACGTCGTTGATGCGGCTGATGGCCGGATTGGATCGCCCGACCAGCGGCGCGATCGTTTTCGACGGGCAGGATGTTACCCATTTGCCGGTCCAGAAGCGCAATGTCGCCATGGTGTACCAGCAATTCATCAATTATCCGGCGCTGACCGTCTATGAGAATATCGCATCGCCCATGCGGATCGCCGGCAAGGATGCCGCAGCGATCGACCGGGAGGTTCGCAAGGCGGCAGATCTGCTGCGACTGACGCCTTACCTTGATCGCACGCCACTCAGCCTGTCCGGCGGACAGCAGCAGCGAACGGCTCTTGCCCGCGCCATCGTCAAGAATGCCAATCTCGTCCTTCTCGACGAGCCTCTGGCCAATCTCGATTACAAGCTGCGCGAGGAATTGCGCGAGGAACTGCCGAAGATCTTCGCCCAGTCAGGTGCGATCTTCGTTTATGCCACCACCGAACCGTCCGAGGCGCTGCTGCTTGGCGGCAATACGGCGACGCTGAGCGAAGGGCGAGTGACGCAGTTCGGCAGGACCATCGACGTCTATCGCAAACCTGCCGATCTTCGAACCGCGAAGACCTTCGCCGATCCGCCGCTGAACACGATCGACCTGGTGCGCGACGGCGACAGGCTCCTGCTCGGCGGAGTGGCCGTGCTGCCGGTTCCTGCGCATCTCGGCAACGTTCCGGCAGGACCGGTGACGATCGCCTTCCACCCGCATCATTTGTCGCTCAAAGCCGGGCCTTCGACCCATGGGCTTTCCGCGCGAACACAACTTTCGGAACTGGCCGGCTCGGAGAGTTTCATCCATGTCAGCTTTGCCGAGCGGAAATGGGTTCTGTTGACCCATGGCATCCACGATATCGAGGAGGATCGCGCGCTCGAGATTTATCTCGATACCCGTCACCTGATGGCATTCGACCCGGCGACCGGCCGGTCGCTGGCCGATGCCAGCCGTGAAGCAGCGTGA
- a CDS encoding ABC transporter ATP-binding protein, with translation MARINLNHIRHAYSAKAAAAGDYALKEVHHEWADGGAYALLGPSGCGKTTLLNIISGLLYPSEGRIEFDGQDVTDLPTEKRNIAQVFQFPVIYDTMTVYDNLAFPLRNRQVPEAEVKRRVDHILDMIDLASMASKKAQGLTADQKQKISLGRGLVRSDVSAILFDEPLTVIDPHMKWVLRSQLKRLHRQSGFTMVYVTHDQTEALTFADKVVVMHDGQIVQIGTPADLFERPMHTFVGYFIGSPGMNVMPVEIDGAQARLGDQVIALAGRPRIKTTDRLELGIRPEFLQLGREGMPVRVVKVEDIGRQKIVRAIFEGHPLAIVVPEDQPIPEDARLSFKTDAIGIYAGSWRAEMEG, from the coding sequence ATGGCACGCATCAATCTCAACCATATCCGCCACGCCTACAGCGCCAAGGCTGCTGCTGCCGGCGATTATGCCCTCAAGGAAGTGCATCACGAATGGGCGGATGGTGGCGCCTATGCGCTGCTCGGCCCTTCGGGATGCGGCAAGACGACACTGCTCAACATCATTTCCGGGCTGCTTTATCCTTCCGAGGGCCGGATAGAGTTCGATGGCCAGGACGTGACGGATCTTCCGACGGAAAAACGCAATATCGCGCAGGTCTTCCAGTTCCCCGTCATCTACGACACGATGACCGTCTACGACAACCTGGCCTTTCCGCTGCGCAACCGGCAGGTTCCCGAAGCCGAGGTCAAGCGCCGGGTCGACCATATCCTCGACATGATCGATCTCGCCTCCATGGCCTCCAAGAAGGCGCAGGGACTGACGGCGGACCAGAAGCAGAAGATCTCGCTGGGGCGCGGCCTCGTGCGCTCCGATGTGAGCGCCATCCTCTTCGACGAGCCGCTGACGGTGATCGACCCACACATGAAATGGGTTCTGCGCTCCCAGCTCAAGCGGCTTCACCGGCAATCCGGCTTCACCATGGTCTATGTCACGCATGACCAGACGGAGGCGCTTACCTTTGCCGACAAGGTCGTCGTCATGCATGACGGCCAGATCGTCCAGATCGGGACACCGGCGGATCTTTTCGAGCGGCCGATGCACACTTTCGTCGGCTATTTCATCGGGTCGCCTGGCATGAACGTCATGCCCGTGGAGATCGATGGGGCGCAGGCAAGGCTCGGCGACCAGGTGATCGCGCTCGCCGGACGGCCGCGGATCAAGACGACCGATCGCTTGGAACTCGGCATTCGCCCGGAATTCCTGCAGCTTGGCCGGGAAGGCATGCCGGTCCGCGTGGTGAAGGTGGAAGACATCGGCCGCCAGAAGATCGTCCGCGCCATTTTCGAGGGGCATCCGCTCGCGATCGTCGTGCCGGAGGACCAGCCGATACCGGAGGATGCGCGGCTGAGCTTCAAGACAGACGCCATCGGCATCTATGCCGGATCCTGGCGCGCCGAGATGGAGGGCTGA
- a CDS encoding DUF2160 domain-containing protein has product MDFTWMAWTLPTAVFFVTIFTLIAGMGVWEYFRPGGSPRVGILRFETTRGDRLFISLLGSAFIHLAWLGLGGPSLWWALALSVVYAIGVFRFV; this is encoded by the coding sequence ATGGATTTCACCTGGATGGCCTGGACGCTTCCGACGGCGGTGTTCTTCGTGACCATCTTCACCCTGATCGCCGGCATGGGCGTCTGGGAATACTTTCGGCCGGGCGGCAGTCCGAGGGTCGGCATCCTGCGCTTCGAGACGACCCGCGGCGACCGCCTCTTCATCTCGCTTCTGGGGTCGGCCTTCATCCATCTGGCATGGCTTGGTCTGGGAGGGCCGAGCCTTTGGTGGGCGCTTGCCCTCTCGGTGGTCTACGCCATCGGCGTATTCCGCTTCGTCTAA
- a CDS encoding carbohydrate ABC transporter permease, with protein sequence MGKTWNNKAWFMVLPVLVLVAFSAVIPLMTVVNYSVQDTFGNNQFFWAGTDWFVQILHSARFWDALARNLFFSGVILAIEVPLGILIALNMPKKGPGVPVCLVLMALPLLIPWNVVGTIWQVFGRVDIGLLGYVLNSLGVDYNYTQDSVDAWATIIVMDVWHWTSLVVLLCYAGLVSIPDAYYQAAKIDGASRWSVFRYIQLPKMKRVLLIAVLLRFMDSFMIYTEPFVVTGGGPGNSTTFLSIDLVKMAVGQFDLGPAAAMSIIYFLIILLLSWVFYTVMTQSDENPS encoded by the coding sequence ATGGGAAAGACCTGGAACAACAAAGCCTGGTTCATGGTGCTGCCCGTGCTTGTGCTGGTCGCCTTCTCCGCGGTGATCCCTCTCATGACGGTGGTGAACTACTCGGTCCAGGATACGTTCGGCAACAACCAGTTCTTCTGGGCGGGCACCGACTGGTTCGTGCAGATCCTGCATTCCGCCCGCTTCTGGGATGCTCTGGCGCGCAACCTGTTTTTTTCCGGCGTGATCCTGGCAATCGAGGTGCCGCTCGGCATCCTGATCGCCCTGAACATGCCGAAGAAGGGGCCGGGCGTGCCGGTTTGCCTCGTTTTGATGGCGCTGCCGCTCCTGATCCCCTGGAACGTGGTCGGCACGATCTGGCAGGTCTTCGGCCGCGTCGATATCGGGCTGCTCGGCTATGTGTTGAACAGCCTCGGCGTGGATTACAATTATACGCAGGACTCAGTCGATGCCTGGGCCACCATCATCGTCATGGATGTCTGGCACTGGACGAGCCTTGTCGTCCTGTTGTGCTATGCCGGCCTCGTCTCCATTCCGGATGCCTATTACCAGGCGGCGAAAATCGACGGGGCGTCGCGCTGGTCGGTCTTCCGCTATATCCAGTTGCCCAAGATGAAGCGCGTGCTTTTGATCGCGGTTCTCCTGCGCTTCATGGACAGCTTCATGATCTATACCGAGCCTTTCGTCGTCACCGGCGGCGGTCCGGGCAATTCCACCACATTCCTGTCGATCGACCTGGTGAAAATGGCGGTCGGCCAGTTCGATCTTGGGCCGGCCGCGGCCATGTCGATCATCTATTTCCTGATCATCCTGCTGCTGTCATGGGTCTTCTACACCGTCATGACGCAGAGCGATGAAAACCCGTCGTGA